The sequence TGAAAACATACATTGCCCACAGCACTGTCAGGGATAATGCAGGGTAAAAAGCCATTACAATAAACACTGGCTCACAGCTGGTATGCAGTCCTGAAGAGTCCTCTGGCCTGCTCAAGCGAATCCCTACAGGAAACATTCAGCGCTATCTTCAGGTTGTAGGAGACTTACCTTCAGAGCCTCCATGCTGCCTGTTTTACCAGCAGGTGAGACCCTTAGTGGTTTATCCCTCTGGTGTAGCGGCAGTTCAATATTAATCCACAGTGTGGCAGTGTTTCTTCATGATTCAGCCTGACTCTGCCGTGGACTTCTGCACGCACAGAATCTCCGTAATATTAAGCACACAATGTGTTACATGCCAACCTGTGTAGACTAGATTATCACTGCCTGGTCATTAAGGTTTTAATTTTCCActgtgtataataataataaatagaagCATCTTGGCTGTGGATGACAACACCCTTTCTACTCActcctatttaaaaaaatcttgtcCTGTGCTGAACTCaagtctaaataaataaatatctgacATGTCTGATGAAATATTGATCAGAGGATCAATCTGCACAATcttggagattaaaaaaaacattagatgaTCAGAGCGACATGCACAACATGATCAAACGAAACTGATATTGAAAGATTAATAACACCCATACTGTCAAGCCATGACAAGTACAGGCTTATCAGTTAAAGTGAGCTTCTTTACTTGCAGGTGCAAAAGTGTACAAGCGGGACATGTGGCGCGTCTTTTTCAGCGCCAGCCgtggggtggagggaggggggctgtGACGCGCGCCACGGAGGTCACATTTCAGACCaagaaggagggggaaaaaaggcagagagacaagaaaCTGGCTGGTTAAAGTGTAGTGACCCTGCAAGACATTAACATTCGCCCTTCTGTAGAtggagagagatgcagagagaggagagagggagagagagagagacttatAGTGAAACCTGGAGAAGCAGAGGtagccagccaatcagaaatcCCCCCCAGGCGTTTAAAGGGATGGTGGGCAGTCTCTCGGGCTTTAAGAGCGGCTTATTTTACAACCTCCACACATTCTCACGTCTTGACCTCCCACGGACACTCGAACAGAGCAGAGCGCTCGGATGCGTAACGGCCCGGTTTTAGCCTGAGTCGACATGGATCTGTCCTGAGTTGCgttttttctccccttctttttcctccacatGAGCCGCTGCTGGATGCTCTTCGCCCTCCCCCCGCCGCACTTGTTGCGCAGAGACTGGGTGCGCCGCTGAGTCCttggagaggagaggcagggaCGGACTGCAACAGGTGCACACAGAGCATCTCCTCCAAAAAGGCTGCACCGGAGGTAGGGCAATTACGCATCATTTGGTAATTTATGGGATGaatatattgctttttttttttttttttttttttaatatatatatatctttacCGTACATAGTGTATCCGTGGTGATTTATTTGACATCTGGGTATGATGAACATTAAGATTCATTAGATTAACtgcgtttgtgtttttatacttttttctttGACCCTtagataaaacaaaactttaaatgcTGATTTGAAGATCCTTTGGTCGTGTTGAGCCCTCACCGTGCGCACAAAGCCAGGATGCCGGTCCTGACAAGCCCTGACATCGCTAACAAGTTTAAGGAGAAATGGCTGGCGGTCTACCCGGAGGATCAGGTCACCGGGTCCGACTCTGCCCCTCTTGACGACAGTCTCACCAGCCTCCACTGGCTCCAGAATTTCTCGATCCTCAGCGCGGACCCGGAGCGACCCAACGGCGCTGGACCCGGCTGCCCGTCCTCCCAGCAGCACCTCTTTCTCAAGCGGCTCGGCTTCCCAAGAGGAGGCACCGACTCACCGTCTAGCCCTCCGGCCGGGGACACCGCCGCCACCGGGATGCCTCTGTACCTCGGGAGCCCCGTTACCTCCGACAGCGACTCCACGGCGGCGCCGCGGTTTGCCAGTTGCGCACATCCCACATCAGTCTATTCACAGATCCCCATCCAGGCCAGCCCGCCGGTTGAGGTCGACTACAAAACCAACCCCAAAGTCAAACCGCCCTATTCATACGCTTCTCTCATCTGCATGGCCATGCAGGCCAGCAAGCAGCCCAAAGTGACTCTGTCCACCATCTACAACTGGATAACAGAGAATTTCTGCTACTACAGACACGCGGAGCCCAGCTGGCAGGTAACCGAGACCGGATAGCTCTCCTTCTATTATTGATGAGTCAGATAAATGGTGAGGTGAGGGAGGGAAGGGTGAGCAATTGACTCCAGTGTCACCATCAGACACCACGTCTTTAGACAACAGGGCATCAGACAAGGTCTTTTATTTATATCAGCGTGGGAAGATAAAAATCTTCAGATGAATTGTAAATTTGAAAACCTccaacccccccacctccaGGATTAGTGTCTAATTTCTGCCTTTGATGATTTCCATTGgcaagtgtttttttaatgcaagaGTCTGAAATTTCCATCTTCCAAGAGAGTGctcatttttttgtctgaggGGAATGGTGATGGAGTGGAGAAAGcactttaatgtgtgtgtgtgtgtgtgtgtgtgtgtgtgtgtgtgtgtgtttgtgtgtgtgtgtgttaatgagggCTCCTGAGAGAGATGGCAGCTAAGCACAGCTGATCATGTTTGAAATGCACAGAGCTGCCAGTTACTAGAAAGCCTCATTAGGTACATTTGCTTTCctatacaaacaacaacaatacgctccccccaacacacacacacacacacacacacacacacacacacacacacaccattctcTCTTCCTGCCTCCTTTACAAAGACAAGCtggcattttcagtttttgcatgACTAACTCGAACAACTCAAAGCCAATGGGATCATgttaaatacctttttttttttttttttgtctttgccacAGAACTCGATCCGTCACAACTTGTCCCTCAACAAGTGTTTTAAGAAGGTCCCCAGACAAAAAGACGAGCCAGGGAAAGGAGGTTTCTGGCAGATTGATCCTCAGTATGCAGACATGTTTGTCAATGGCATCTTTAAACGCAGGAGAATGTCTGCAAATCactacaacaacagcagcaacaacagcagcacacatcgACAGAGCAAACTGGTTCAGGGTTATCACAGCACCCAAAATGGCTGCCCTTACCAGGGGGTGGGCGGCAAACGGAA comes from Toxotes jaculatrix isolate fToxJac2 chromosome 21, fToxJac2.pri, whole genome shotgun sequence and encodes:
- the foxj1b gene encoding forkhead box protein J1-B, which gives rise to MPVLTSPDIANKFKEKWLAVYPEDQVTGSDSAPLDDSLTSLHWLQNFSILSADPERPNGAGPGCPSSQQHLFLKRLGFPRGGTDSPSSPPAGDTAATGMPLYLGSPVTSDSDSTAAPRFASCAHPTSVYSQIPIQASPPVEVDYKTNPKVKPPYSYASLICMAMQASKQPKVTLSTIYNWITENFCYYRHAEPSWQNSIRHNLSLNKCFKKVPRQKDEPGKGGFWQIDPQYADMFVNGIFKRRRMSANHYNNSSNNSSTHRQSKLVQGYHSTQNGCPYQGVGGKRKHLPSKNSNKVMRVTESPLLATEAQKADILRGDFDLASVFDDVLSGNCSTFEDLDINTALSSLGCEMEVSMQGRQHSAGLGRWCGGGGGDLMGQSQHLSHHQPYGYMDLSAASMECTVNMGELHVPQQHPQQLDQDQLLQSHHHLQQFDEPSTLFPEQPEEAMLQPWEEIKEEAQSIPLTLDQGFGLYEGFFTEMQPWERVEAYL